The DNA sequence TCGACGGCTTTATCAACGCCGGTATCCGCTGGCGCAAGAACGAGCAGAAGGCCGCTCAGGACTGAGCCTCGCCTGCGCGCATCATCCGGCCCCGGCCTCGTCGATTCATGAACGAGGCCGGGGCCGGGCGCATCCCCACGTCCCCTCCGGCGCGGGGCTGAGTGCCACACCGGTGGTTTTCCGCGTGTCGCAGCCGGGCTGTGACCCGATCGTTACCTAACCTGACAGGGACTATTGACCCCGATCGGACGGTCCCATGATTCGTTTTGATGATGTCACCATGGTGTACACGCCAGGTGCCCAGCCCGCGCTGGACCACGTCTCGCTAGAGGTGGAACGCGAAGAATTCGTGTTCCTCGTCGGCAAGTCGGGTTCCGGCAAGTCCACGTTCCTGCAGCTCGTCATGCGCGAAATGAAGGCGACCAGCGGCAAGGTGTGGGTGCTCGGCAAGGACGTGTCCAAGCTGTCCACGTGGGCGGTTCCGAAGCTGCGTCGCCAGATCGGCACGGTCTTCCAGGACTTCCGACTGCTGCCCTCCAAGACCGTCTACGAGAACGTTGCGCTGGCCATGCAGGTCATCGGCAAGCCGCGTCACGCCATCGAGACGTCCGTTCCCGACGCCCTCGAGCTGGTGGGTCTGTCCGGTAAGGAATCTCGCCTGCCGCACGAGCTCTCCGGTGGCGAGGAGCAACGCGTCGCGATCGCACGCGCCATGGTGAACCGTCCTGAGCTGCTGCTCGCGGACGAGCCCACCGGAAACCTGGACCCGGAGACGTCGCTGGGAATCATGCGTCTTCTGGACCGAATCAACCGCACGGGTACGACCGTCGTCATGGCCACTCACGACGCGGACATCGTCAACCAGATGCGTAAGCGAGTTATCGAGCTTGAGGCCGGCGACGTTATCCGCGATCAGAACCGCGGCGTCTACGGGGCCGGGAGGTAAGACCAGTGAAGCTTCGTTTTATTCTGTCGGAGGTCGGCAAGGGCCTGTCGCGTAACCGCGCGATGAGCGTCGCCGTCATCCTCGTCACTTTCGTGTCCCTCCTTTTCGTGGGCATCGCGGGTCTGACCCAGATGCAGGTGTCCAAGATGAAGTCGGAGTGGTACGACAAGATCGAGGTCACGATCTACATGTGCGCGATCAACGACGCTGCCGCGAACTGCAACGCGACCGAGGCGAGCGATGCACAGATCGACGCGGTGCGAACCAAGCTGGCGTCCGCGGAGATGAGCCCGTACGTGGCCAAGGTGTACGAGGAGACGAAAGAAGAAGCCTACGAGAACTTCAAGCGGCTCAACGGCAACGATGCGCTGACCCAGTGGACCACGCCGGACATGCTCCAGTTCGCGTTCCGCATCAAGCTGGTCAACCCCGAGCAGTACTCGGTGGTCAAGGAGGAGTTCTCCGGGACCGCTGGAGTGTCCGAGGTACGCGATCAGCGTGAGGTCGTCGAACCCCTGTTCCGCGTGCTGGGTGCCGCCCGCACGGCTGCGCTGGGCCTGGGTGCCGTCATGGTCGTCGCGGCGATCCTGTTGATCTCGACGACGATCCGCCTGAGCGCTATGAGCCGCGAGCAGGAAACGCAGATCATGCGATACGTGGGTGCCTCGAACCTGTTTATCCAGGCTCCCTTCATGATTGAGGGTGCTCTGGCCGCGCTGGTGGGTGCCGCCTTCGCGATCGGCACTCTGTTCGCCGGTGTTCACTTCGTCGTTCAGGGGTGGATGGCCCCCGCATTTAAGTGGACGAACTTTATTGGCATGGGCGAGGTGGCGATCATGACGCCGATCCTCGTCCTGGCGGCGGTCGCGTTGGCGGTTATCGCGTCGGCGTTCTCGCTCGCGAAGTACACGAAGGCGTAAGTCTCATGTCCCGTTTCCTGCATCGTCCCGGCCGTCGCGCGCTGCGTTTCGGTTCGCTGGCCCTTGCGGTCGCCTCCTTCGCGGCGATGAGCCAGGCGCTGCCCGCTCACGCCGACGACGAGCGCGATGCGGCCGCGAATGCTGCCGCCGAGGCCGAAGCCACGGTCAAAGCCCTGCAGTCGCAGCTTGAGGGCATCGACGCGTCGCTGGCTCAGGTCTTCATTGACCTGCAGGCTCTCAACACGCAGATTCCGGTGGCCCAGGCTTCCTACGAGGCTGCGACCGCGACCTACGACGCGAAGTCGCGCGAGCATGCGACGATCCTCGGTGAGCTGAATGCCGCACAGGGCGAACAGAACCGTATCGATCAGTCGCTCACCGAGGCCACCACGCAGGCTGATGGCGCGCAGCGCGCGATCGCCGACCTCGTTCGTCGCAAGTACCGCGAGGGTAACGTCGATCCGGTCGCCGTGGCCCTGACGGCGGGTGGCACGGAGTCGATCACCGACCGTGCCGCGGCCGCCGATATGGCTCTGCGCACGGAGAGTCAGACGATGACGGCGGCGCTGGATGTGTCCTCGTCTCAGCGCACGAAGGCGACTCGCCAGAACGCGATCACGGACCGCGTCGCCGATCTTGAGGTGAAGGCCGCGCAGGCCGAGGCCGAGGCCAAGGCCGCGAAGAACGAGGCCGACGCTAAGCTCACCGAGCTCAACAATCTCAAGGAACAGGCCCAGGCCAAGCAGGCCGAATGGGATGCCCAGAAGGGCAAGGTCGAGGCCTCCCTCAGCCAGGCGGAAGCCGACTACCAGGCGCGCAGCGCGGAGCTGTCGGCCATCGACGCGGCCAACCGCGCGTCGGGTGCCTCCTACGTGTCGGCCTCCGGCTTCCGTAACCCCCTCGACATCCCGATCGTGGTCACGTCCCCCTTCGGCATGCGCTACCACCCTGTGCTGGGCGTCATGAAGGGGCACTCGGGTACCGACATGGCAGCCGACTGCGGCACGGTGATTCGAGCCGTGGCCTCGGGCTATGTGAACGCGGTGTCTTCGGATGTGTCGGCGGGCAACTACGTGGATATCAACCACGGCCTCGTCGGCGGTAATTCCGTCATCACCGAGTACCTGCACATGCAGGCCCAGTACGTGTCCCCGGGCCAGTACGTGAACGCGGGCGACGCCCTGGGCGAGGTCGGCTCGACCGGCTACGCGACGGGCTGCCACCTGCATTTTGGTGTTCTTCAGAACGGAAGTTATGTTGAACCGATGGATTATCTGTAATCCGCGTTAGGATGGACCCTCGTAGCGATTGCGCTGCGAGGGTCTTTCCGTGTCCTGAGCGGAAACCGAGTCTGAAGGGAGGCAGCATGCCCAAGGAATGGAAGAAGCCTAAGCCCACCGAGGGGCAGCGCGCCAAGGCTGCCTCCGACGCGAAGAAGACGATCGCCCGGAACAAGAAGGCGCGTCACGATTACACGATCGAGGACACGTGGGAGGCCGGCCTGGCCCTCATGGGCACCGAGGTCAAGGCGCTGCGCATGGGCCGCGCGTCCCTCGTGGACGCCTGGGTGGAGATCAACGGGGGAGAGGCATGGCTGTACGGCGCGAACATCCCCCTGTACTCGCAGGGGTCGTGGACCAATCACGCTCCGACGCGCAAGCGCAAGCTGCTGCTACACCGCGCGGAGATTAACCGAATGCAGGACCGCGTGGCGGCGAAGGGCTACACGATCGTTCCCCTGGAGCTGTACTTCATCGGGGGGCGCGTCAAGGTCGAGATCGCCCTGGCCAAGGGCAAGCAGGAATGGGACAAGCGTCAGGCCCTGCGCGAGAAGCAGGACCAGCGCGAGGCCGAGCGTGCGATGCGCCGCTACGTGAAGCAGGCGCGCAGGTAGGGGAAAGAAGGCGATTGCGTGCGAGGTTCCGTCAGGATTTTTCGTCGTGATCTTCTGAGGCTGGTGCGTGTTCCGGCCGCATGGATTGTCATCATCGGTATGGCGTTCGTGCCCGCGCTCTACGCGTGGTTCAACATCACGGGATTCTGGGATCCGTACTCGCAGACCTCCCACATCCGCGTCGCCGTCGCGAACGAGGACGAGGGAGCGACCAAGGATCAGATCGGCACCGTGAATGTGGGTGCGATGCTCGAGACTCAGCTGAAGGGCAACGATCAGCTGGGCTGGCACTTCGTGAGCGCCGACGAGGCGCGCGCCGAGGTGGAACGCGGAGACTCCTACGCGGCATTCGTGATCCCGGCGTCGTTTTCACGCGACCTGACGGGCATCGTTGATGGCACGTACGTCAAGCCGAACATCCAGTATTACGTCAACGAGAAGAACAACGCGGTGGCCCCCAAGATCACGGGTGCGGGCGCGACGGCTCTCGACCGCCAGATCAACTCTGCGTTCGTCTCTTCGGTGGCGAAGGCCTTGACAGACAAGGCGTCCGAGGCCGGTATCAGTATTGCGGACAAGGCCGACCAGAAGCGTTCGGACGTGTCCGCGTCGGTGTCCGAGGCCTCGGCCAAGTTTGGTAGCGCCTCGCAGACCCTGGACGGCATGGGGGACAAGATCGATGCGGCGAAGGCCTCAGTTGCCTCGGCGCGCACGACCCTGAGCGAGCTGGACTCTGCAGCCTCGGAGCTGTCGACGTCCCTGGACCAGGCGGACCAGCTGGTGCGTGACTCGCGCACCTCGCTGGCATCCTTCTCGAGCGAGATGGGCGGGGCCCTTGACGGCCTGTCATCGAACGCGGCGAGCGCCCTGGCGGGCGTGTCCGGGAACGCGGGAACCCTCGACGGCGCTGTGCAGGGTGCGTCCGGGCGCGTGGGCGGCCTGCTGGCCGAGGGAGCGTCGATCAACGACTCGGTGGCCGGCGTGCTCGCGGAGCTGAATGCTCTCGGGATCGGGAATCTGCCCGCGGCGAGCACGGCACTGACCGACCTGACGAATCAAAACGCCGCGCTGTCGACGGCCCTGGGTACCCTGACGACTCTCAACTCTGACCTGTCGGCCACGTCCACGTCGATGTCGGACGCGCTGACGTCAGCCTCTGACGCGTCCGCGGCCGTGTCGACTGCGGTCACGAATGCGCGCAGCGGAGTATCGTCCCAGCTGCCCGCGATCTCCTCGGCGCTCGACGACTTCTCGAGTGCATCCTCATCGATGCGTGGCTCTCTGGACACGCTGCGCAGTCAGCGCGACCAGGTGTCGGGCCTGTTCGACCAGCTCGATTCTCT is a window from the Schaalia odontolytica genome containing:
- the ftsE gene encoding cell division ATP-binding protein FtsE; this translates as MIRFDDVTMVYTPGAQPALDHVSLEVEREEFVFLVGKSGSGKSTFLQLVMREMKATSGKVWVLGKDVSKLSTWAVPKLRRQIGTVFQDFRLLPSKTVYENVALAMQVIGKPRHAIETSVPDALELVGLSGKESRLPHELSGGEEQRVAIARAMVNRPELLLADEPTGNLDPETSLGIMRLLDRINRTGTTVVMATHDADIVNQMRKRVIELEAGDVIRDQNRGVYGAGR
- the ftsX gene encoding permease-like cell division protein FtsX; translated protein: MKLRFILSEVGKGLSRNRAMSVAVILVTFVSLLFVGIAGLTQMQVSKMKSEWYDKIEVTIYMCAINDAAANCNATEASDAQIDAVRTKLASAEMSPYVAKVYEETKEEAYENFKRLNGNDALTQWTTPDMLQFAFRIKLVNPEQYSVVKEEFSGTAGVSEVRDQREVVEPLFRVLGAARTAALGLGAVMVVAAILLISTTIRLSAMSREQETQIMRYVGASNLFIQAPFMIEGALAALVGAAFAIGTLFAGVHFVVQGWMAPAFKWTNFIGMGEVAIMTPILVLAAVALAVIASAFSLAKYTKA
- a CDS encoding peptidoglycan DD-metalloendopeptidase family protein, whose amino-acid sequence is MSRFLHRPGRRALRFGSLALAVASFAAMSQALPAHADDERDAAANAAAEAEATVKALQSQLEGIDASLAQVFIDLQALNTQIPVAQASYEAATATYDAKSREHATILGELNAAQGEQNRIDQSLTEATTQADGAQRAIADLVRRKYREGNVDPVAVALTAGGTESITDRAAAADMALRTESQTMTAALDVSSSQRTKATRQNAITDRVADLEVKAAQAEAEAKAAKNEADAKLTELNNLKEQAQAKQAEWDAQKGKVEASLSQAEADYQARSAELSAIDAANRASGASYVSASGFRNPLDIPIVVTSPFGMRYHPVLGVMKGHSGTDMAADCGTVIRAVASGYVNAVSSDVSAGNYVDINHGLVGGNSVITEYLHMQAQYVSPGQYVNAGDALGEVGSTGYATGCHLHFGVLQNGSYVEPMDYL
- the smpB gene encoding SsrA-binding protein SmpB encodes the protein MPKEWKKPKPTEGQRAKAASDAKKTIARNKKARHDYTIEDTWEAGLALMGTEVKALRMGRASLVDAWVEINGGEAWLYGANIPLYSQGSWTNHAPTRKRKLLLHRAEINRMQDRVAAKGYTIVPLELYFIGGRVKVEIALAKGKQEWDKRQALREKQDQREAERAMRRYVKQARR